From the genome of Aliarcobacter lanthieri:
ATAAGTTCTAGAAGTCTATCATAGTGAGTAATCATTAAAATAGAACGCTTACCATCAAGCATAGAGTTTATTACATTTGCTACGATTTTTATTGCATCTACATCTAGTCCACTATCTATTTCATCAAGCATTATTAAATCAGGTTGAAGCATCAAAAGTTGGATTAATTCATTTCTTTTCTTCTCTCCACCACTAAAACCATCATTTAAATCTCTTTGTAAAAGTTTTCTATCTATATCAAATTTTGAAGTTTCTTCTTTTACAAGTTTTAAAAATTGCATAGCATCAAGTTCTTCTTCACCTTTGTAAGTTCTCTTTGCATTTAAAGCTGTTCTTAAAAAATAGCTATTGTTTACTCCAGCAACTTCAACAGGACTTTGGAAACTCATGAAAATACCTTCATTAGCTCTTGTTGAAACATCCATTTCTAATAAATCTTTATTTTTAAATGTTACTTTTCCACCTATTACTTCACAGTCATAATGAGCTGCTAATGTTTTAACTAAAGTAGATTTTCCAGCACCATTTACTCCCATTAAAGCATGAACTTCTCCAGGTTTTATATCTAGGTTTAAACCTTTTAAAATATTATTATTATTTATACTAACTTTTAAATCTTCAATTTTTAATAAACTATTACTCATAATTAACCTACACTTCCTTCTAATGAAATATTTAATAACTCTTTTGCTTCTGCTGCAAACTCCATTGGTAACTCTTTTAAAACTTCTTTACAAAAACCATTTACAATCATGGCTATTGCATCTTCTTCATCAATCCCTCTTTGGTTTAAGTAAAATAGTTGTTCATCAGATATTTTTGATGTTGTTGCTTCATGCTCTATATTTGCACTACTATTTCTTATCTCATGATAAGGATAAGTATGTGCTTGACATTTGTGTCCTATTAAAAGTGAATCACATTCAGATATATTTCTAGCATTGTCTGCATTTTTTCCAACTCGTACTAATCCTCTATAAGCATTTACACCTTTCATAGCTGAAATACCTTTTGAGATAATCGTTGATTTTGTATTTTTACCTAGATGTATCATTTTTGTACCAGTATCAGCTTGCTGAGCTTTTGAAGTAATAGCAACAGAGTAAAATTCTCCTACACTATTATCTCCTTGTAGTACACAAGATGGATATTTCCAAGTAATTGAAGAACCAGTTTCAACTTGTGTCCAAGAGATTTTAGAGTTTTCTCCTTTACATAATCCTCTTTTTGTTACAAAGTTTAAAATTCCACCTTTTCCTTCTTCATCACCAGGAAACCAATTTTGAATAGTAGAGTACTTTATATGTCCATTTTTTAATGCACATAATTCAACAACTGCTGCATGTAGCTGTCTTTCATCTCTTGAAGGAGCAGAACAGCCTTCATTATATGAAACATAGCTTCCTTCATCACATATTATTAGTGTTCTTTCAAATTGACCTGTATTTAAAGCATTTATTCTAAAATAAGTTGATAATTCCATTGGGCATCTAGTATTTGGTGGAATATATACAAAACTTCCATCTGTAAAAACTGCACTATTTAAACATGCAAAATAGTTGTCTGAAACTGGAACTGCACTTGCTAAATATGTTTTCACTAAATCTGGAAATCTATGCGCTGCTTCACTTATAGAGCAAAATATAATTCCTAATTTTTCAAGCTCTTCTTGATAAGTTGTTTTTACTGAAACAGAGTCAAATACAGCATCTACTGCAACTCCAGCTAACATTTTTTGTTCTTCTAGTGGAATCCCTAGTTTTTCATAAGTTTTTAAAATCTCTGGATCAACTTCATCTAAAGAATTTAAAGCTCTTTTAGGTGCTGAAAAGTATGCATAATCTTGGTAATCTATTTTTGGGAATTTAAGATTTGTCCAAGTAGGCTCTTCCATAGTTAACCATTTTTTATAAGCTTTTAATCTAAAGTCTAAAAGCCATTGTGGTTCTTCTTTTTTTGCACTTATCGCCCGTATAACATCTTCATTTAAACCTTTTTCGAATGTATCACTTTGAACTAAAGTTTCAAATCCCAGTTTATAATCTTTGTTTAAAATGTCATGTATTTGTTGATTATCACTCATGACTTCTCCGTAAAATTTATTTGATTTTTAAATAGGACAGAATTTATCCTGTTTGAATAATATCAAAATAAGTATATAATGTAAAGGCATAAATCTAAATAAAGCGATTTTATTGCTATGCAAATATTAGTATAAGTCCTATTCTTACGAAGTTTATAATTAAGATAAAATTTATCCTATATTGAATAAAATACAGAAAAAATTTATTATATAATGGAAGTTTAATGAAAGAAAATAGTCAAAATGAATATTCAAATAAAATTTTAGAAAGAATTGATGAACCCAAAAATTTAGGTGTAATTACAAAAGAGAAAGCAAAAGAGTTCAATTTAAAATTATTAATTGCAGATTATGAATCAAATGCTGGAGATAGTATAAGACTTTATTGGGCTGTTGATAAACAAAGCAATATTATTATGGATGCAAAATTTCAATCTTTTGGTAGTGGTATTATAATAGCTTTGAATGATATGATGACAGAATTATGTATTGGAAAAACAGTTGAAAAAGCTTCAAAAATTACAAAAACAGATGTAGAATTTGCCTTGAGAGATAGACCAGAAATGCCTGCAATGAATATCCAAGAATTATATGATAAGACTTTGAATTTTGTAGTTATT
Proteins encoded in this window:
- the sufC gene encoding Fe-S cluster assembly ATPase SufC, coding for MSNSLLKIEDLKVSINNNNILKGLNLDIKPGEVHALMGVNGAGKSTLVKTLAAHYDCEVIGGKVTFKNKDLLEMDVSTRANEGIFMSFQSPVEVAGVNNSYFLRTALNAKRTYKGEEELDAMQFLKLVKEETSKFDIDRKLLQRDLNDGFSGGEKKRNELIQLLMLQPDLIMLDEIDSGLDVDAIKIVANVINSMLDGKRSILMITHYDRLLELIKPDFVHILSDGKIAKTGDYSLALELDEKGFEALGINNASN
- the sufB gene encoding Fe-S cluster assembly protein SufB, translating into MSDNQQIHDILNKDYKLGFETLVQSDTFEKGLNEDVIRAISAKKEEPQWLLDFRLKAYKKWLTMEEPTWTNLKFPKIDYQDYAYFSAPKRALNSLDEVDPEILKTYEKLGIPLEEQKMLAGVAVDAVFDSVSVKTTYQEELEKLGIIFCSISEAAHRFPDLVKTYLASAVPVSDNYFACLNSAVFTDGSFVYIPPNTRCPMELSTYFRINALNTGQFERTLIICDEGSYVSYNEGCSAPSRDERQLHAAVVELCALKNGHIKYSTIQNWFPGDEEGKGGILNFVTKRGLCKGENSKISWTQVETGSSITWKYPSCVLQGDNSVGEFYSVAITSKAQQADTGTKMIHLGKNTKSTIISKGISAMKGVNAYRGLVRVGKNADNARNISECDSLLIGHKCQAHTYPYHEIRNSSANIEHEATTSKISDEQLFYLNQRGIDEEDAIAMIVNGFCKEVLKELPMEFAAEAKELLNISLEGSVG